One stretch of Schistocerca nitens isolate TAMUIC-IGC-003100 chromosome 11, iqSchNite1.1, whole genome shotgun sequence DNA includes these proteins:
- the LOC126212773 gene encoding uncharacterized protein LOC126212773, whose translation MDEIDTELLITLVEVRPVLWDKTLDAYRDRIATKNAWREVCVALKQDFDEMEDKDKNAFGIEVIRRWTNLRDSFVKSNIKIQAAKKSGSAAKKMKKYVYSDQLQFLKKLYDARETEDSFQSERTARLEEDIETQGSVENTENVSGPFDTAPTQQTSKSECHTNRKHRKPDAIEMKILRALEEDKPCSKMSFLLSLKPHLEKFDEQDYLQFQMGVLKVIENIYERRNILTAQPPPFTHYTPPMPYNNRFQAYSYSPMENAAPISSYHTHQIRPPPAAPNPTTFLEQPLQTSQGRSSYQRINKVPPPYPSPSTSSHEGPPSTTQFYNVFAESLSPQSDSTVSPATNSLVSTADIDIDFSTS comes from the exons atggatgaaattgatactgaacttttgataaccttggtggaagtaagacctgttctgtgggacaaaactctagatgcgtatagagatcgtattgctacaaagaatgcttggcgggaagtttgcgtagcactgaagcaagattttgatgagatggaagacaaagataaaaatgcgtttg gtatagaagtaatacggaggtggaccaatctacgagactcctttgtgaagtcaaacataaaaattcaagctgcgaaaaaaagtggctcagcagcaaagaaaatgaaaaagtatgtatattctgatcagctgcagtttctaaaaaagctgtatgatgctcgagagacggaggacagttttcaatcggaacgcaccgccagactggaagaagatatagaaacgcagggctccgtcgaaaatactgagaatgtttctgggccatttgatacagcacccacacaacaaacatccaaaagcgagtgccatacaaacagaaaacatagaaaacctgatgcaatcgaaatgaaaatattacgagctctggaagaagacaaaccttgcagcaaaatgtcatttttacttagtctgaagcctcatctggaaaaatttgatgaacaggattatcttcagtttcagatgggagtcctcaaagttatagaaaatatatatgaaaggagaaatatattgacagctcaacctcctccatttacccattacacacctcccatgccctataataatagatttcaagcttattcttattcacctatggaaaatgctgctccaatatcctcttaccatacgcatcagattcgtcctcctccagctgcaccaaacccaactacttttctcgaacaaccattacagacttctcaaggtcgcagttcttatcaacgaattaataaagtgccaccaccatacccttcgccttccacaagtagccatgaaggcccaccatcaacaacgcagttctacaacgtttttgcagagagcctgtcgccacaaagtgacagtacagtcagtcctgctacaaactctttggtttcaactgctgatattgatattgacttttctacttcataa